ataaagcCCAAGAAGGCACAGTCCAAGAAATATGCAGAAATAAAGCAGCATGGCAGGGGCAGCAATGAGTTAGGTTCTCTTACTAAAGGCTCTTCCAAAGAGCACAGGTCAAATACTATTTTCTAGGTAATCCTACCAAAAATCTCCAATTCAATACAGTTATGAtcaagtaaattaaaaaaagctttttggCTTAAAGGAAGGCTCATCAGTGTGCCATTAATATTCCTTATCCTGTATGCATTCCTGCATTTTTTTGCATGATAGCAGGTACATTAATTGAAGATTATTTTTGTGAATTCATATGTATCAAATTATATTTGGTCTGGGATGGTTTCAAGGTTTCAATACACAAAATTTTGCTATAGCATTTTGAGAAAgttgtttttttgtggttttttttttggtttttttttgtttttttggtttttttttttctgctggcaacCAATACCACACAGAGACCACCTCTGTGACTGGAAATGTCACACAAAAATCCAAGATACCAAGATACAAACTTTAAAACACCACACAATTCTGTCCATGTGATATGTCAAAGCAGCAATCTGGAAATCCAGAGGCTGACACATATTAAGGACCTGtactgttttgggttttttttcatgtgtgGGTGATCTGTAATCATATCTGCTTGCTTTGAGAAGAGCAAAAAAtaatctgctgctctcagcactgAAGCTCATTGAATTTCCTCTCATGCACGTGCATTCACATACCCTAACCTGACAAAGCAGAATTCACACTGTGTTAAACAAAAAGATAAGGGCAATTGAACTGATCTCAGTGTTTAAATATGCCATAACATTTTGATGTCTGTAAACCTTGTAAAacaaaggtgaaaaaaaattaagagcaCTGAATTCAGCTATATACACTGGGCTAAAAAAGGCTCAGCTGGTATTTCCTCAATGCAAGGTCAGTGTGgctgtggaggaggaagaaaacttGTGAGAGTGGGAAGAAAGCATCATTTAGTTGCAAGACAAGAACATATAGGAAATTCTCTCAACTGGTAAGAAACCATTTAAATTAAACTAATAATACCTATCTAATTCATAAATGTGAGACCCCGGGTCCTTCTGTCTCAgttttcttcacatttttttgctgttgcatTTTTAGCTTTCCTGTCTGCAGTCAGGTGCCAATACTGCAGTGAAATATATTGCAAAGTTTGTATTTATCTTTGTGCTTCCCATAAACTCAGCACAGATATTTTAGCACATCTCTTTCAATTTACAGGGTTTACCCATTTCCTTTCATGAGACAGAGAGATTACTAAGGGCACAGATTGCCCACCAAAATTCTGAACACAGTTGGACACAATGGTAAATGAATTTATTTCCATAAGCAAAAGTCACCTGCCTCACCTCTAGAAGTCAAGTCAGCTGTAGCATCCAAGAGCTTTGACTAATGGGCTATGTAAGGGAACAGTGCAATATCAACAGGATAATTAAAACAGATTTAATACAATCTCTTTTGCATCAATCCAGTTCTAGAAGACTGTAATTTGTACCAGAAGAATGACAGTCAACAGCTACTGTCAGTAGGAAGGAAATACAGATCCCTTGTACCATGTTGAACTAGTTATAATTTGGGTAATAGCTGCCCTATTCTTCTTCTCTGGATAGGAATTCAAATGGAGAAAATGTGAAATGCTCTCTGTTCTGAGCATCGGGGGATGTTTCCAGCATGCAGGCTTCTAGTGAAACCCTAGGAATTTTGATAGTAATGGGGGTGGAGGAAACACCAGCACCCAAAATGTTAAAAAGGGTTACTGAAGCCATCAGGCTTGGAGATACTAAACATGTAATACTGACTGATTCATCTATGAGGGCACACAGAAAGCAGTCTGAAGCTTCTGTCACTTCCATTCTTTAGATGGGAAAGGCTGCATTCAAACTACTGAAGACATCCCACTGGCTTAGAAGCAATGAATCATTAAGGtgggaaaagacctccaaggtaATTGAATCCAACGTTTGACCACACACCACTTTGCCAAATAGACCAGAGCACAGAGGGCCATGTGGAGCTGTTTCTTGAGCACCTCAAGAGTCAGTGagtccaccacttccctgggcagccccatcCCAATGCTTGgccttccttcttcctctctcAGTCAAGAAGGAACTAAATCCATCTGACTGTTGTGGCAAGCTGTTCTCTccaattaaattattttgcttcttgactttttttctcATATATTACAAAATTGAGACTGTGTACAGctactattttttaaattgtatgtCTCTTTGTTTACTGAATGTTATCTTAGCAGTTTCACTTTTTATGCCACGTAAGACAGATTTAATGAAAAGTTTGCAGTTAAGTTCATCCCTTGTCTTTCCCTGTCACCACTGTTGCTCATTTTCAACAAGGTCTGATACAAGATATGACTGGATCCTAAGTGTAGGACACCAGTAATCTTCTCCCATTCCTCTCAGCCAGCATCCTGCTCTGTCAAGAGCTGCATTTTCCCAGGACACAGATGAGGCCAAAAGTTTAAGGCATTTCAATGTCATtcatgcaaaataatttttttttgcaatgaaGTAACAAGGGCAATAGGCACAACACAAGACCGTGGTCGGCTTGTGAGATTCCCTGTGCAGTTACAAATAAGATACAGGATTCACCACTGAAGTTACACCCGGGCTCTGAACTGCTCCTTTTTGTCCACTGAGCATCCAAACCATTTGTGGAGAATAAGCATCCAGCTTCCATATTTTTGAGATACAGTAAAAGCCCCTGCGACTTCATGggtctgctaaaaaaaaaaaaaaatgaaaggcaaACCTAAAGTGTAAGTAGGGTGCAACCAATGAGAAAAGGACTAGATTCAATACAAACTGCTATAGGCTTAAGCAGCGAtgcttccctccctgccagTGCCCGCAGGCTCGGTAAaacccaggcagggctgggaatcGGCGGAAAGCACCGCTGGAAGCCCAGCTGGGTGGTCTGTGCAGGTATGAGCTACGACTCGGGAACTGACGATGCTCCCATCTCTGGAGAGCGCCAGTACCCAAAACAGCCGCCTCCTGGCCGGACCAGCGGGGTGGCAGCGACCCGGGGCTGGATCCCCGCTGCCCCCCGGCCGAGCGGCCCCGCCCTCCCGGGGCGGCTCCGCACAGCGCccggggcagcgccgccgccgcgcccatccccatccccaccccatcgccatccccacatccccatcgccatctccatccccatccccatctccatccccatcccacatccccatctccatccccacatccccatCGCCATCCTCACATCCCCATCGCCATCCCCACATCCctatccccatccccatccccatccccaccccatcgccatccccacatccccatctccatccccatccccatccccatccccatccccaccgGCGGTGCTGCTGGGGTCGCGCCCGGCGCACGCTCGGGCGGAGGCGGCTGAACCGGAGCGAAGGAGCGCAgcgccccgcggccccgccgcccctcggCCCCGCTGCCGGTGAGTCCCCGGGGACGCGGCTTCCCCGGAGCAAAAGCGGGGCGGCTTCGGGCGAGCTCAGGGGCTGGGAGCGCCGCCGGGCAAGCcgggggagcagagctgaggcGGGGCTGTGCGGGAGCGGCGGGACGATGGTCCAGGGACGCGGCACCGTGCAAGGCCTGGCCGGAGCTATCCGAGTGGGAAATCTCCAGCGATCTGCTCGTGGCTGCCAAATCTGGCACCCGAACGCGTGCCATAGCAAGCAAATGCTGCTGGAAGTGCCCCcgctgctggagctggtggagctgctATTGCCCTGGGAGCTGTCATTGTCCAGGCAGCTGGATTGGGGCACAAGCCGTGGTGCCTCAGGCAGGGATCCGCCAGCTTTGGACACCTTCCAGGGAGAAGAGAATGAGCCGGGAGAGTGTATGCTCTGTTAGGGATCCCACCGGCTAAGGACTGTTCCAGGGCTTGCACACTTCCCATGCATGACCTGCCTTTGGCATTGGGAAAGATAACAGGTCCCAGGACAATGGAGAACCTGTAATTTTGAGGTCTTCTTTCTAAGGACTTCCTTCAATAGATAGACACAGCCTATATTTCACTCAGCTCTGTTTGTGCCACTTAGCAGTGTAAAGGAAATCAGCATCCCAGACTGTCTCCACAGGGATGTTGCTTGGTGTGGTGCATCATGGAGAGAGCTGCCTTTCAGCCATTTCTCCTCAGAGCCCTTGGTGGAATAGAAAACAATAAAGCCTGCAGAAGGAAAGGTGAATAGGGGATTCTCACTTTAGAGGTGGTCTCCtgcaagcaaaaaaccactggaGCTTAGATTGAGTTTGAGGTAACACTCTTCTTCTGAGTGGAGAGTCAGACAACCAGAGCTGGCTCTGGGAGAGTTCCCACTCTGCTTTTTAGCAGCAAGTGCAGACTCCAGATGGCTTCACACAGTTTTTACTTACAGGCATGTTCAGTGTTTACAAAAGAAACAGCACTTCAGCCAAAGTTCCAAGAATCAGATTCTCTGTGGTTTTGTGAGAGACAAGAGGAGGCTCTTAATATGAGTATTTATCTTGTGTGTTTCACAACAACATTTCAGAAGTAGATATCAACCATGTGCAAACCCCAGCACAAGGAGAGCACAGGACCAGCAGTTCCCTTGCAGGATAAAGCCTTCCTGCACTTGTAGAGCACCCCTTGTATATCTGTGTCTGTATATTCACAAACATTTTCAAAGAAGGTTCTTCTCTCAATGCTTTTGAGCAGCAGCACCTACATTTAATGaagaaaagccatcattctccCATGACATCCCTTGAATGACACAACAAACACCATTAATGGTGAGCAAAGTTTTTACAGGAGAGAATGGTATCTTCTCAATACATTTGCTTCCAAGAGGACACCATCTTTCTCTTTGAATCCTGGGCAATAGCATTTCCCATGGCTCAGTTTCGCCATGCATTTGGAAgagatggcttttcccctgtgTTTACCACACTGTTGAGCTGTATCAGTTGGTTGGTGACCAAGACACATTTGCATTGTTCAGGGCCACCAGCAGGCTCGTGGCAGCCTTCCGCAACTCTTCCTCCTTCACTGCCTTCCCAACAGACATCAACAGCTTCATTGTCTGCAGTGAAGTCTGCACCTGGCTGTCCAGTATCCTCAGGAGGAGATCCTCGATGTCACTGTTGGGTAGGTGCTCTTGCTGCTGGCCACTGGCTGTCACCTCTGTGGCTTCTGGGCCGGAAGGATTTGGCAGTGTGCTCACAGGTAAGGAGGCGGGGATCACATCTGCCTCTGTGTCAGGTATGGAGTGAGATGTGGGAGACATGGGGGGAACTGGCAGGGGACTAAAGCTGCTAGATGACATGGCATCACTGGTTATGATGGTGTCAGCGCCTGCTGCGATGCGCTGCTTCACTCTGCTGTGTTCTGGGCACACGGTCCTCTGTGGAGGAGAAAACATTCCTCTGGAGAGCCTTAGGAGCAGGCACTGAGGCACAGCCCTGTTCTGTGCGTTTAGCTCTCACTGCACAATCTCATCTTTCCTATTTCCTACTAAGATGAGCtcaggaaagcaaaataaaccttCATATCCTTTCCTTGTCAAGTCTCCCCATAAACTTCTCTTGCGATTCACAGCtctctttgctctcttcttCTGGCCTATGTGAATCCCCCTTTCTTCTGGAGAAACCTAGATTGTCCCAAATTCGTTGGGAATGAGAGCTGGGGAAGAGGGCTAAGGTGGTCCTCAAAGGTTCATTTTCTTCAAGAATGCCTTCTGCAAAGTCTCCTTTTTGGCAAGTGGCTGCAGGTGCCATCTGAGTTAGCTAATCAGCTTGGTGTGAGTGCCCCTGGATGATGGGCTGCCCATGGTTCTCTTCTATCTTCCCTGTCATTTAGCTTTCTGTCTTCCCACTTACTCATATTCAGGGCTCCCTCTTTTGCCTGCTAATTGCCCAGAGCACACCATAGTCTTCAGGAAATAGCTGAATAACTCACCTTAAGGAAATACTTTTTCATAATACAGCGATAAAGAGAAAAGGTGCAGAAGTTGTGGAAGAAAGGATTTCCTGGCAGTTCGGAGCATACAGGCCCTAGAAAGAGGCAAATAAAGACACAGACCCAAATAAAGTGACAGACTCCAGCACTGGCATCCCCCTTAGCAATAACCTCCCTGTGGAGTGACATCCCTCCATGAAAACCCCTGTGTCATATGGGGACCTTTTGAGAAACTCCACTGCTTCTTGGTCATGTTCATGACCCAAGGGGTGAGAGGAGGCTGGTCCTAGGGACACATGTGGATCCAATGGAGTGTGAGAGAGGATGCCCATGAGCTTTCTCCTCACTGCAGGACTGCTACCCACCTCTCTCCCCGTTCTTTTCCTCCCCA
The nucleotide sequence above comes from Passer domesticus isolate bPasDom1 chromosome 5, bPasDom1.hap1, whole genome shotgun sequence. Encoded proteins:
- the LOC135301045 gene encoding acrosin-binding protein-like; its protein translation is MTALWAYLALSVLLGWGCIAGPRGTKAQQPGTPLSDQEYHQFFKFLRITIQATTACHLRELYGCKNSLVRRLDEYENHGVVPSGPVCSELPGNPFFHNFCTFSLYRCIMKKYFLKRTVCPEHSRVKQRIAAGADTIITSDAMSSSSFSPLPVPPMSPTSHSIPDTEADVIPASLPVSTLPNPSGPEATEVTASGQQQEHLPNSDIEDLLLRILDSQVQTSLQTMKLLMSVGKAVKEEELRKAATSLLVALNNANVSWSPTN